A genome region from Baekduia alba includes the following:
- a CDS encoding NADH-quinone oxidoreductase subunit N produces the protein MLLAAVTKPTIDWAGVSPLIALLGGSIVVLLAGLLRGRFIREQIVPFLTIVAFATTIGLGIWQWDDAKDLFVAKGSQGALRSDDLTLMITFIVSVTGIGAVLLSWRALAPREAAHGEYFALMLTSAAGMVILAAAQNLVSVFLGLELLSVPLYVLCATEMRRERSLESGLKYLIIGSVGSATFLYGLAFIYGGTGATDFRGISQAISSDVAKDSLLLTGIGLTLVGLAFKASVAPFHQWTPDVYEGAPTPVTAWMAVATKAAAFGGALRIFDVALIDAHRDWAPALATLAAITIIVGNVGALSQSSLKRLLAWSSVAQAGYLLAGVVVASRVGVQATVFYLAVYLFMNLAAFAVIAARERETPYGDDIRAVNGLGTSRPLLAWPMTLAMLSLAGMPATAGFIGKFTLIDAAADGGYTWLGVVIVIGSMISLGYYLKVVAAMWMRPSAAADVATRDASGAPRLAGADPITDRADWEVTLVAVLCGAAILVFGVIPSPLLNLADSAGKALGLL, from the coding sequence ATGTTGCTCGCAGCCGTCACCAAGCCAACCATCGACTGGGCCGGCGTCTCGCCGCTCATCGCCCTGCTGGGCGGGTCGATCGTCGTGCTGCTCGCCGGCCTGCTGCGCGGGCGGTTCATCCGTGAGCAGATCGTCCCCTTCCTCACGATCGTCGCGTTCGCCACGACGATCGGGCTGGGCATCTGGCAGTGGGACGACGCCAAGGACCTGTTCGTGGCCAAGGGCTCGCAGGGCGCGCTGCGCTCCGACGACCTGACGCTGATGATCACCTTCATCGTGTCGGTCACGGGCATCGGCGCCGTGCTGCTGTCGTGGCGCGCGCTGGCGCCGCGCGAGGCCGCGCACGGCGAGTACTTCGCGCTGATGCTCACCAGCGCCGCCGGCATGGTCATCCTGGCCGCCGCGCAGAACCTCGTCTCGGTCTTCCTCGGCCTGGAGCTGCTGAGCGTCCCGCTCTACGTCCTGTGCGCGACCGAGATGCGCCGCGAGCGCTCGCTCGAGTCGGGGCTGAAGTACCTCATCATCGGCTCGGTCGGCTCGGCGACGTTCCTGTACGGGTTGGCCTTCATCTACGGCGGAACCGGCGCCACCGACTTCCGCGGGATCTCCCAGGCGATCTCCAGCGACGTCGCCAAGGACTCGCTGCTGCTGACCGGCATCGGCCTGACGCTCGTCGGCCTGGCCTTCAAGGCGTCGGTGGCGCCGTTCCACCAGTGGACGCCCGACGTCTACGAGGGCGCGCCGACCCCGGTCACCGCGTGGATGGCCGTCGCGACGAAGGCCGCCGCGTTCGGCGGCGCGCTGCGCATCTTCGACGTCGCGCTGATCGACGCCCACCGCGACTGGGCGCCCGCGCTGGCGACCCTCGCGGCGATCACGATCATCGTCGGCAACGTCGGCGCGCTGTCGCAGTCGTCGCTGAAGCGCCTGCTCGCCTGGTCCTCGGTCGCGCAGGCCGGCTACCTGCTGGCCGGCGTCGTCGTCGCGTCGCGGGTCGGCGTGCAGGCCACGGTCTTCTACCTCGCGGTCTACCTGTTCATGAACCTCGCCGCGTTCGCGGTGATCGCGGCGCGCGAGCGCGAGACGCCCTACGGCGACGACATCCGCGCCGTCAACGGCCTCGGCACGTCGCGCCCGCTGCTGGCGTGGCCGATGACGCTGGCGATGCTCTCGCTGGCCGGGATGCCCGCCACGGCCGGCTTCATCGGCAAGTTCACGCTGATCGACGCGGCGGCCGACGGCGGCTACACCTGGCTCGGCGTCGTGATCGTGATCGGCTCGATGATCTCGCTCGGGTACTACCTCAAGGTGGTCGCGGCGATGTGGATGCGCCCGTCGGCCGCGGCCGACGTCGCGACGCGCGACGCCTCCGGCGCCCCGCGCCTGGCCGGCGCGGACCCGATCACCGACCGCGCCGACTGGGAGGTCACGCTCGTCGCCGTCCTGTGCGGCGCCGCGATCCTGGTCTTCGGCGTCATCCCGTCGCCGCTGCTGAACCTGGCCGACAGCGCCGGCAAGGCGCTCGGCCTCTTGTAG
- the thyX gene encoding FAD-dependent thymidylate synthase, producing MRETRPEVFLIARPALDVDGMRGYLEAAGGASWLERRAGAGDAETLVEFAGRACYRSWEPGLNPNVTRVREDQGAYLDNVLASGHGSVLEHVNYTFAFRDVSRVFTHELVRHRAGSAFSQESLRYVRLSEIGFRVPPALEPLREQVVAIVEQLEELQVDAARELGLDDDGVPFAVKKEATSALRRLAPLGLSTDIIWTANVRTLRHVIALRTTAGAEEELRLVFDRVARIATAEAPALFQDFARADDGTWVAGHGKI from the coding sequence GTGCGCGAGACCCGGCCAGAGGTGTTCCTGATCGCGCGGCCCGCGCTCGACGTCGACGGGATGCGCGGGTACCTGGAGGCCGCCGGCGGCGCGTCGTGGCTGGAGCGCCGCGCCGGCGCCGGAGACGCGGAGACGCTCGTCGAGTTCGCCGGCCGCGCGTGCTACCGCTCGTGGGAGCCGGGCCTGAACCCCAACGTCACTCGCGTGCGCGAGGACCAGGGCGCTTATCTCGACAACGTGCTGGCCTCCGGCCACGGGTCGGTGCTCGAGCACGTCAACTACACGTTCGCCTTCCGCGACGTGTCGCGCGTCTTCACCCACGAGCTGGTCCGCCACCGCGCGGGCAGCGCGTTCTCGCAGGAGTCGCTGCGCTACGTGCGGCTCAGCGAGATCGGCTTCCGCGTCCCACCGGCGCTGGAGCCGCTGCGCGAGCAGGTCGTCGCGATCGTCGAGCAGCTCGAGGAGCTGCAGGTCGACGCCGCGCGCGAGCTCGGCCTCGACGACGACGGCGTCCCGTTCGCGGTCAAGAAGGAGGCGACCTCGGCGCTGCGCCGCCTGGCGCCGCTCGGGCTGAGCACCGACATCATCTGGACGGCGAACGTCCGGACGCTGCGCCACGTCATCGCGCTGCGCACCACCGCCGGCGCCGAGGAGGAGCTGCGCCTGGTCTTCGACCGGGTGGCCCGGATCGCGACCGCCGAGGCGCCGGCGCTGTTCCAGGACTTCGCGCGCGCCGACGACGGGACCTGGGTCGCCGGCCACGGGAAGATCTGA
- a CDS encoding substrate-binding domain-containing protein: MKPKFLISTLAIAALAVAGCGGSSDETSGGSSSSASSPSGGTKSTISLVAYSTPEVVYDEIIPDFQKTPEGKGVGFKTSYGASGEQSRAVAAGQKADVVAFSLSPDVDKLVDPGLVPKDWVSTTEADGGKGGFVTTSLVSFVVRKGNPKGIHGWDDLLKSGIKVVTPNPFTSGAAKWNIMGAYQHGGIGYVKRLLTDHVPVQPKSGREALQTFTGGEGDVLISYEYEYTTAVKKGEKDIQLVQPDDTFLIQNPIASTTAAGAAGKAFVKFALGDSAQQHFADWGYRPINQAVFEKNKAKFPEPKSVKTIDDYGGWSKVNDELFDPEKGSVAKIEDDAGVSTAK; this comes from the coding sequence GTGAAGCCGAAGTTCCTGATCTCCACGCTCGCCATCGCGGCCCTCGCGGTCGCCGGGTGCGGCGGCTCGTCGGACGAGACGAGCGGCGGTTCGTCCTCCTCCGCGTCGTCGCCGTCCGGCGGCACGAAGTCGACGATCTCGCTCGTCGCGTACTCGACCCCCGAGGTCGTCTACGACGAGATCATCCCCGACTTCCAGAAGACGCCCGAGGGCAAGGGCGTGGGCTTCAAGACCTCCTACGGCGCGTCGGGCGAGCAGAGCCGCGCGGTCGCCGCCGGCCAGAAGGCCGACGTCGTGGCGTTCTCGCTGAGCCCCGACGTCGACAAGCTCGTCGACCCGGGCCTCGTCCCCAAGGACTGGGTCAGCACGACGGAGGCCGACGGCGGCAAGGGCGGCTTCGTGACGACGTCGCTCGTCTCGTTCGTCGTCCGCAAGGGCAACCCGAAGGGCATCCACGGCTGGGACGACCTGCTCAAGTCGGGCATCAAGGTCGTCACGCCGAACCCGTTCACCTCGGGTGCGGCCAAGTGGAACATCATGGGTGCCTACCAGCACGGCGGCATCGGCTACGTCAAGAGGCTGCTCACCGACCACGTGCCGGTCCAGCCGAAGTCGGGTCGCGAGGCGCTGCAGACGTTCACCGGCGGTGAGGGCGACGTCCTGATCTCCTACGAGTACGAGTACACGACGGCGGTCAAGAAGGGCGAGAAGGACATCCAGCTCGTCCAGCCCGACGACACGTTCCTGATCCAGAACCCGATCGCGTCGACCACCGCGGCGGGCGCGGCCGGCAAGGCCTTCGTGAAGTTCGCCCTCGGCGACTCCGCGCAGCAGCACTTCGCCGACTGGGGCTACCGCCCGATCAACCAGGCCGTGTTCGAGAAGAACAAGGCAAAGTTCCCGGAGCCCAAGTCGGTCAAGACCATCGACGACTACGGCGGATGGTCGAAGGTCAACGACGAGCTGTTCGACCCCGAGAAGGGCTCGGTCGCCAAGATCGAGGACGACGCGGGCGTGTCGACCGCCAAGTAG
- a CDS encoding CocE/NonD family hydrolase → MVRARASLVVLVVAACALLAPGAASALPYTLGPDGTTAEQVGAYASAVRQRVYIPQSGVDRDNNGVDDEIAIEIIRPATAAGDKVPAIIDPSPYYSCCGRGNETEYLGDADADGVNDKWPLFLDNYFVPRGYAVVYAEALGTANATGCVMHGGADDVRAMASVIAWLQGNASGYLGPSRSVGLVTAASWHNGKAAMIGKSYDGTLTEGVSALGVHGLTTIVPESAIDDWYRYSRMGGIRFNTHYPKTLSSTVTDTADRAACAPAWATLDADDGDATGDRNAFWEDRSYLAHVGHVTASVLAVHGLQDDNVKMDHLATWWAGLAANGVPRKLWLMRAGHADPFDVRRDAWVATLHKWFDHWLYGLDNDVMDQPRVDVEDADGAWHAEADWPAPQTQDVSLYLRGVSATAAGTVGLTSGGATDTVAWTDPTTQSETVMMNTPAGAQTGRRVFLSAPLRHDLRISGTPVVDLKASLSTTQSNLGALLVDYAPTTFTRIAQVGSEGIRDDTASSETCWGQQDLSRGDYDACYKQVVQPPTTVTQWRVTKGILDSSNRLSLTTPAAVTIGTPTAFPITLLPQDYTFAAGHQIGVILVANYTGYPSVKGTAGATVTMDTKASTISLPVTGGSSAAIASGAFDGVSPTFTVPDDQAVTAAPGASSAVATWATPTVSDDQDASPSLACTPASGSSFPIGATTVSCTAADASGNTTTGTFVVTVSATPAPPAENGGGDGDGDAGQTVGGTEVAHPTPSPTPSAPPPSVKPSPFLDTVPFRLSALTLSGRHRQVLATFVLSKDATVTVSVKRRGAKRASKTARAVLRAGRRSERIKGLKPGRYVVTITTLPNDGGPRRTYTRSLTVRAG, encoded by the coding sequence ATGGTCCGCGCGCGTGCATCGCTGGTCGTCCTCGTCGTCGCCGCCTGCGCACTCCTCGCGCCGGGCGCGGCGTCCGCTCTCCCGTACACGCTCGGCCCCGACGGGACGACCGCCGAGCAGGTGGGCGCCTACGCGTCGGCCGTCCGCCAGCGCGTGTACATCCCGCAGAGCGGCGTCGACCGCGACAACAACGGCGTCGACGACGAGATCGCGATCGAGATCATCCGGCCCGCCACGGCCGCGGGCGACAAGGTCCCGGCGATCATCGACCCGAGCCCGTACTACTCGTGCTGCGGCCGCGGCAACGAGACCGAGTACCTCGGCGACGCCGACGCCGACGGCGTCAACGACAAGTGGCCGCTGTTCCTGGACAACTACTTCGTCCCGCGTGGCTACGCCGTCGTCTACGCCGAGGCCTTGGGGACCGCCAACGCGACCGGCTGCGTCATGCACGGCGGCGCCGACGACGTGCGCGCGATGGCGTCGGTGATCGCCTGGCTGCAGGGGAACGCGTCCGGCTACCTCGGCCCGAGCAGGTCGGTCGGCCTGGTCACCGCGGCGAGCTGGCACAACGGCAAGGCCGCGATGATCGGCAAGTCCTACGACGGGACGCTGACCGAGGGCGTGTCCGCCCTGGGGGTCCACGGGCTCACGACGATCGTGCCCGAGTCGGCGATCGACGACTGGTACCGGTACTCGCGGATGGGCGGGATCCGGTTCAACACGCACTACCCGAAGACGCTGTCGAGCACGGTGACCGACACCGCCGACAGGGCGGCCTGCGCGCCGGCGTGGGCCACGCTGGACGCCGACGACGGCGACGCCACCGGCGACCGCAACGCGTTCTGGGAGGACCGCTCCTACCTCGCGCACGTCGGCCACGTGACCGCCTCGGTCCTGGCCGTGCACGGGCTGCAGGACGACAACGTGAAGATGGACCACCTCGCGACGTGGTGGGCGGGGCTGGCGGCGAACGGCGTGCCGCGCAAGCTGTGGCTGATGCGCGCCGGGCACGCGGACCCGTTCGACGTGCGGCGCGACGCCTGGGTCGCCACCCTGCACAAGTGGTTCGACCACTGGCTCTACGGCCTCGACAACGACGTCATGGACCAGCCGCGGGTCGACGTCGAGGACGCCGACGGCGCCTGGCACGCCGAGGCCGACTGGCCGGCACCGCAGACGCAGGACGTGAGCCTCTACCTGCGCGGGGTGTCGGCGACCGCGGCGGGGACCGTCGGGCTGACGTCGGGTGGCGCGACCGACACGGTGGCGTGGACGGACCCGACCACACAGTCCGAGACCGTGATGATGAACACGCCAGCCGGCGCGCAGACCGGCCGCCGCGTGTTCCTGTCGGCGCCGCTGCGCCACGACCTCCGGATCTCCGGCACGCCGGTGGTCGACCTGAAGGCCTCGCTCTCGACCACCCAGAGCAACCTGGGGGCGCTGCTCGTCGACTACGCGCCGACCACGTTCACGCGCATCGCCCAGGTCGGCAGCGAGGGGATCCGGGACGACACCGCGTCGTCCGAGACATGCTGGGGCCAGCAGGATCTGAGCCGCGGCGACTACGACGCGTGCTACAAGCAGGTCGTCCAACCGCCGACCACCGTCACGCAATGGCGCGTGACCAAGGGGATCCTCGACTCGTCCAACCGGCTGTCGCTCACGACGCCGGCGGCGGTGACGATCGGCACGCCGACCGCGTTCCCCATCACCTTGCTCCCGCAGGACTACACCTTCGCAGCGGGGCATCAGATCGGGGTGATCCTGGTCGCCAACTACACCGGCTACCCGTCGGTCAAGGGCACCGCGGGCGCGACGGTCACGATGGACACGAAGGCCTCGACGATCTCCCTCCCCGTCACCGGAGGCTCGTCCGCGGCCATCGCGTCGGGCGCCTTCGACGGCGTCTCGCCGACGTTCACGGTCCCCGACGACCAGGCGGTCACGGCCGCGCCGGGCGCGAGCAGCGCCGTCGCCACATGGGCCACGCCGACCGTGAGCGACGACCAGGACGCGAGCCCGAGCCTCGCGTGCACGCCGGCGTCGGGCTCCTCGTTCCCGATCGGCGCGACGACCGTGTCGTGCACCGCCGCCGACGCCTCGGGCAACACCACGACCGGCACCTTCGTCGTGACCGTGTCGGCCACGCCCGCCCCACCGGCCGAGAACGGCGGCGGCGACGGCGACGGCGACGCCGGCCAGACGGTCGGCGGCACCGAGGTCGCGCACCCCACGCCCTCGCCCACGCCCAGCGCGCCGCCGCCGAGCGTGAAGCCGTCGCCGTTCCTCGACACGGTGCCGTTCCGGCTCAGCGCCCTGACGCTGAGCGGCCGCCACCGCCAGGTGCTCGCGACGTTCGTCCTGTCCAAGGACGCGACGGTGACCGTGAGCGTCAAGCGGCGCGGCGCGAAGCGGGCGAGCAAGACCGCGCGGGCCGTGCTTCGTGCCGGCCGGCGCTCGGAGCGGATCAAGGGCCTGAAGCCCGGGCGGTACGTCGTCACGATCACGACGCTGCCCAACGACGGCGGTCCCCGGCGCACGTACACCCGGTCGCTGACGGTCCGCGCTGGGTAG
- a CDS encoding sulfate/molybdate ABC transporter ATP-binding protein, giving the protein MISVSDVNKHYGEFQALHDISLDIKPGALTALLGPSGSGKSTLLRVIAGLETPDSGTVVIEDSDVTNVPPQRRDIGFVFQHYAAFKHMTVRDNVAFGLKVRKRPKAEIKVKVDELLGIVGLAGYQERYPSQLSGGQRQRMALARALAVEPKVLLLDEPFGALDANVRAELRAWLRRLHEEVHVTTVLVTHDQEEAMELADQIVVLNDGRIQQVGAPREVYDAPANEFVMGFLGPVARLGGGLVRPHDLVLRADPESGATEAQVTRVVHLGFEVRVELELAGDDAVAAQLTRHEAEQLELTEGDIVYVRPNAVPATPTADGDLQAA; this is encoded by the coding sequence ATGATCTCGGTCTCCGACGTCAACAAGCACTACGGCGAGTTCCAGGCGCTCCACGACATCTCGCTCGACATCAAGCCCGGCGCGCTGACCGCGCTGCTCGGCCCCTCGGGCTCGGGCAAGTCGACGCTGCTGCGCGTGATCGCGGGCCTCGAGACGCCCGACAGCGGCACGGTGGTCATCGAGGACAGCGACGTCACCAACGTGCCGCCGCAACGCCGCGACATCGGGTTCGTCTTCCAGCACTACGCCGCGTTCAAGCACATGACGGTGCGCGACAACGTGGCCTTCGGCCTGAAGGTCCGCAAGCGCCCGAAGGCCGAGATCAAGGTCAAGGTCGACGAGCTGCTCGGCATCGTCGGGCTCGCCGGCTACCAGGAGCGCTACCCGTCGCAGCTGTCCGGCGGCCAGCGCCAGCGGATGGCGCTGGCGCGGGCGCTGGCGGTCGAGCCCAAGGTGCTGCTGCTCGACGAGCCGTTCGGCGCGCTGGACGCCAACGTCCGCGCTGAGCTGCGCGCCTGGCTGCGCCGCCTGCACGAGGAGGTCCACGTCACGACGGTCCTGGTCACGCACGACCAGGAGGAGGCGATGGAGCTCGCCGACCAGATCGTGGTCCTCAACGACGGCCGCATCCAGCAGGTCGGCGCGCCGCGCGAGGTCTACGACGCGCCGGCCAACGAGTTCGTCATGGGCTTCCTCGGCCCGGTGGCGCGCCTCGGCGGCGGGCTCGTCCGGCCGCACGACCTGGTCCTGCGCGCCGATCCGGAGTCCGGCGCGACCGAGGCGCAGGTCACGCGCGTCGTGCACCTCGGCTTCGAGGTCCGCGTCGAGCTGGAGCTCGCCGGCGATGACGCCGTCGCCGCGCAGCTGACCCGCCACGAGGCCGAGCAGCTCGAGCTGACCGAGGGCGACATCGTCTACGTCCGCCCGAACGCGGTGCCGGCGACGCCGACGGCCGACGGCGACCTGCAGGCCGCCTAG
- a CDS encoding RrF2 family transcriptional regulator, which translates to MRISAKADYAVRAAIELAAAGTERPTKGDAVAQAQGIPLKFLENILADMRHAGLVTSRRGAEGGYWLARPAEEITVADVIRAVEGPLASVRGGRPEDVDYAGSAEPLQRVWIGVRASLRRVVEQVTLADLASGKLPKDIEALAKDPEAWVTRR; encoded by the coding sequence GTGCGCATCTCCGCGAAAGCCGACTACGCCGTGCGAGCCGCGATCGAGCTGGCCGCTGCGGGGACCGAGCGTCCGACCAAGGGCGACGCGGTCGCGCAGGCCCAGGGCATCCCGCTGAAGTTCCTGGAGAACATCCTCGCGGACATGCGGCACGCCGGCCTGGTCACGAGCCGCCGCGGCGCCGAGGGCGGCTACTGGCTCGCCCGGCCGGCCGAGGAGATCACGGTCGCCGACGTCATCCGCGCCGTCGAGGGCCCGCTGGCCTCCGTCCGCGGCGGCCGGCCCGAGGACGTCGACTACGCCGGCTCGGCCGAGCCGCTGCAGCGCGTCTGGATCGGCGTCCGCGCCTCCCTGCGCCGCGTCGTCGAGCAAGTCACCCTCGCCGACCTCGCCTCGGGCAAGCTGCCCAAGGACATCGAGGCCCTGGCGAAGGACCCCGAGGCCTGGGTGACGCGCCGATAG
- a CDS encoding complex I subunit 4 family protein — MSLPLSIPLWLPAAAAFLGLFLPGVASRALAILGALGTFAWTLWAIADFERGAKGLQDATDQMWIKPLGIHYKLGLDGLNLYLIALAAFIFLVCLIWAAMKEWEHGGQLFFFFGLAESAVLGALMAQDLALFVLFFDLMLLPFLFLAGIYGPEGTRVAAITKLFIYTLVGSLLMLAAAIATGVLVSQQTGNDLSFAFSDLQASPLGKGSQEWIFLCFAAAFWVKMPAFPVHGWMPDGYKNMPLPVLAVFSAVLSKVAAYGFLRVVLPIFPDAAVHFQDLMLVLALGSILYGSAMAFTTTDARLILGYSSIAQLGFITLGIFSLTGDGSQGAILQSINHGLVVAPAFVIVAYLAERAHGSEDIRDMGGIAFRAPVLATLFLIVVLANLAMPGSSNFVGEFLILFGVFHSKLVIASIAFVGVGMAAVYSLRFLIRTMHNRVGPEVESREISFREGLVLVPLVTVILFLAVYPQFAIHKAEPGIARAVAPAALIAHEENVVSDAAVHPKPASVR, encoded by the coding sequence GTGAGCCTTCCTCTCTCCATCCCCCTCTGGCTGCCCGCCGCCGCGGCGTTCCTCGGGCTGTTCCTGCCGGGCGTCGCCTCCCGCGCGCTGGCGATCCTCGGCGCCCTCGGCACGTTCGCGTGGACGCTCTGGGCGATCGCCGACTTCGAACGCGGCGCCAAGGGGCTGCAGGACGCCACCGACCAGATGTGGATCAAGCCCCTGGGCATCCACTACAAGCTCGGGCTCGACGGGCTCAACCTGTACCTGATCGCGCTCGCCGCGTTCATCTTCCTGGTGTGCCTGATCTGGGCGGCGATGAAGGAGTGGGAGCACGGCGGCCAGCTGTTCTTCTTCTTCGGCCTCGCCGAGAGCGCCGTGCTCGGCGCGCTGATGGCGCAGGACCTGGCGCTCTTCGTCCTGTTCTTCGACCTGATGCTGCTGCCGTTCCTGTTCCTGGCCGGCATCTACGGTCCGGAGGGGACGCGCGTCGCGGCGATCACCAAGCTGTTCATCTACACCTTGGTCGGCTCGCTGCTGATGCTCGCCGCGGCGATCGCCACCGGCGTCCTGGTGTCGCAGCAGACCGGCAACGACCTGTCCTTCGCCTTCAGCGACCTCCAGGCGTCGCCGCTGGGCAAGGGCTCGCAGGAGTGGATCTTCCTCTGCTTCGCCGCGGCCTTCTGGGTCAAGATGCCGGCGTTCCCGGTCCACGGCTGGATGCCCGACGGCTACAAGAACATGCCGCTGCCGGTGCTGGCCGTGTTCTCGGCCGTGCTGTCCAAAGTCGCCGCCTACGGCTTCCTGCGCGTCGTGCTGCCGATCTTCCCGGACGCCGCCGTGCACTTCCAGGACCTGATGCTGGTGCTGGCGCTGGGGTCGATCCTGTACGGGTCGGCGATGGCCTTCACGACGACGGACGCCCGCCTGATCCTGGGCTACTCGTCGATCGCCCAGCTCGGGTTCATCACGCTCGGGATCTTCTCGCTGACCGGCGACGGCTCGCAGGGCGCGATCCTGCAGTCGATCAACCACGGCCTGGTCGTCGCCCCCGCCTTCGTGATCGTCGCCTACCTCGCCGAGCGCGCGCACGGCTCCGAGGACATCCGCGACATGGGCGGCATCGCGTTCCGCGCGCCCGTGCTCGCGACGCTGTTCCTGATCGTGGTGCTCGCCAACCTGGCGATGCCCGGCTCGTCGAACTTCGTCGGCGAGTTCCTGATCCTCTTCGGCGTCTTCCACTCCAAGCTGGTCATCGCCTCGATCGCCTTCGTCGGCGTCGGGATGGCGGCGGTCTACTCGCTGCGGTTCTTGATCCGGACGATGCACAACCGCGTCGGGCCCGAGGTCGAGTCGCGCGAGATCAGCTTCCGCGAGGGCCTCGTCCTCGTGCCGCTCGTGACCGTGATCCTCTTCCTGGCCGTCTACCCGCAGTTCGCGATCCACAAGGCGGAGCCCGGGATCGCGCGCGCCGTCGCCCCCGCGGCGCTGATCGCGCACGAGGAGAACGTCGTCAGCGACGCCGCCGTCCACCCCAAGCCCGCATCGGTCCGGTAG
- the cysW gene encoding sulfate ABC transporter permease subunit CysW, translating to MTINPVGRLSIRFFALGYLALLLLVPIGVVLYRTFEPGIGAVIDSITTPAAVSAFWLTIEIAAIAVPLNTVFGIIAALLLVRSRIRGKRVLEALIDLPFAISPVVIGLSLFLLYGRTGWLGPTLSDAGIQVIFSVPGMVLATIFVCLPFVVREVTPVLREIGDEQEQAAATLGASRWQAFWRVTLPAIRWGVAYGIVLSTARAIGEFGAVSVVSGKIAGDTITLPLLVENRFSNFDLAGAYAASALMALIALATLFAMTLLQRKGGGGSR from the coding sequence ATGACCATTAACCCGGTCGGCCGCCTGTCGATCCGCTTCTTCGCGCTCGGCTACCTGGCCCTGCTGCTGCTCGTGCCGATCGGCGTCGTGCTGTACCGCACGTTCGAGCCGGGCATCGGCGCGGTCATCGACTCGATCACGACGCCGGCCGCCGTCAGCGCGTTCTGGCTGACGATCGAGATCGCCGCGATCGCCGTCCCGTTGAACACCGTCTTCGGGATCATCGCCGCGCTGCTGCTCGTCCGCTCGCGGATCCGGGGCAAGCGCGTGCTGGAGGCGCTCATCGACCTGCCGTTCGCGATCTCGCCGGTCGTCATCGGTCTGTCGCTGTTCCTGCTCTACGGCCGCACCGGCTGGCTCGGCCCGACGCTGAGCGACGCGGGCATCCAGGTCATCTTCTCCGTGCCCGGCATGGTGCTGGCGACGATCTTCGTCTGCCTGCCGTTCGTCGTGCGCGAGGTGACGCCCGTGCTGCGCGAGATCGGCGACGAGCAGGAGCAGGCCGCCGCGACGCTCGGCGCGTCGCGCTGGCAGGCGTTCTGGCGCGTCACGCTCCCGGCGATCCGCTGGGGCGTGGCCTACGGCATCGTGCTCTCCACGGCGCGCGCGATCGGCGAGTTCGGCGCGGTCTCCGTCGTCTCCGGCAAGATCGCCGGCGACACGATCACGCTGCCGCTGCTCGTCGAGAACCGCTTCTCGAACTTCGACCTGGCCGGCGCCTACGCGGCGTCGGCGCTCATGGCATTGATCGCGCTCGCGACGCTGTTCGCGATGACGCTCCTGCAACGCAAGGGTGGTGGTGGATCTCGATGA
- the cysT gene encoding sulfate ABC transporter permease subunit CysT, whose protein sequence is MGVSAITRQAGPSRGTRAARRVGGRGLTGLGVGIVTLWLSVIVLLPLAALTAKSLDGGLGAFWDSVTSRQAVAALRFTIVISVIVAAINAVAGLAIAWTLVRDEFPGRKLVNAVIDLPFAMPTIVAGITLLALWGPKSPVGINLAFTQAAVALALLFVTLPFGVRAVQPVLIELDTEMEHASASLGAGPLTTFRRIILPNLVPAILSGAALAFARAVGEFGSVVLISGNKPFDTQVSSVFIFKQIESDNATGAAAVSVVLLLVSLVMLVALRGIEYWGNRHDH, encoded by the coding sequence ATGGGCGTCTCGGCGATCACCCGGCAGGCAGGACCGTCGCGCGGCACCCGTGCCGCGCGACGCGTCGGGGGCCGGGGCCTCACGGGCCTCGGCGTCGGCATCGTGACGCTGTGGCTCAGCGTCATCGTCCTGCTGCCGCTCGCCGCGCTGACCGCCAAGTCGCTGGACGGCGGCCTGGGCGCGTTCTGGGACTCGGTGACCAGCCGCCAGGCCGTCGCGGCGCTGCGGTTCACCATCGTCATCTCGGTCATCGTCGCCGCGATCAACGCGGTCGCCGGCCTGGCGATCGCGTGGACGCTGGTGCGCGACGAGTTCCCGGGCCGCAAGCTCGTCAACGCGGTGATCGACCTGCCGTTCGCGATGCCGACGATCGTCGCCGGCATCACGCTGCTGGCGCTCTGGGGCCCGAAGTCGCCGGTCGGGATCAACCTCGCGTTCACGCAGGCCGCGGTGGCGCTGGCGCTGCTGTTCGTGACGCTGCCGTTCGGCGTCCGCGCGGTGCAGCCCGTGCTGATCGAGCTGGACACCGAGATGGAGCACGCGTCGGCCTCGCTCGGCGCCGGCCCGCTGACCACCTTCCGCCGGATCATCCTGCCCAACCTCGTGCCGGCGATCCTGTCGGGCGCGGCGCTGGCGTTCGCCCGCGCGGTCGGCGAGTTCGGCTCGGTCGTCCTGATCAGCGGCAACAAGCCGTTCGACACGCAGGTGTCGTCGGTCTTCATCTTCAAGCAGATCGAGAGCGACAACGCGACGGGCGCCGCCGCGGTGTCGGTCGTCCTGCTGCTCGTCTCGCTGGTCATGTTGGTGGCCTTGCGCGGGATCGAGTACTGGGGGAACCGCCATGACCATTAA